The following coding sequences lie in one Thalassoglobus polymorphus genomic window:
- a CDS encoding phage integrase N-terminal SAM-like domain-containing protein, with protein sequence MRNKLRVLHSAWKTEQSCVRWIGRFLNFHRERNHGHWKHSQQMGKAEIEQCLTHLAHHLN encoded by the coding sequence ATGCGAAATAAGTTGCGAGTGTTGCACTCTGCCTGGAAAACTGAGCAGTCCTGCGTGAGGTGGATTGGACGGTTTCTGAACTTTCATCGCGAACGGAATCATGGTCATTGGAAACACTCTCAACAGATGGGAAAGGCAGAAATTGAGCAATGCCTGACTCACTTAGCGCATCATTTGAATTGA
- a CDS encoding HNH endonuclease, which yields MQAAVLALNRNYMAVHVISVRRAFCLIFKELAEVIHVENGRFLTYDFDGWREYCELKLDLGERKDHEDWIRAVNFEIQVPRVIRLSTYDRLPKNTVKFNRRNIFLRDGHRCQYCGNRYSSPRLSLDHVMPKSRGGPDTWENIVCACLDCNVSKGGRTPQEAGMPLLQKPSKPKRSPLLNRQLMQPKYESWKHFIPQVSE from the coding sequence ATGCAGGCTGCGGTCTTGGCACTCAACCGTAACTATATGGCGGTGCATGTCATCTCCGTCCGCCGCGCATTCTGCTTGATCTTCAAAGAACTCGCGGAAGTCATTCATGTTGAGAACGGTCGTTTTCTGACCTATGACTTTGATGGCTGGAGAGAATACTGCGAACTGAAACTCGACCTGGGCGAACGCAAAGATCACGAAGATTGGATTCGCGCAGTCAATTTCGAGATTCAGGTCCCACGTGTCATTCGCCTGAGCACCTACGATCGTTTGCCGAAGAACACAGTTAAGTTCAATCGTCGGAATATCTTCCTGCGAGACGGCCATCGCTGCCAGTATTGTGGCAACCGATACAGTTCACCACGATTGAGTCTGGATCACGTCATGCCAAAGAGTCGTGGCGGTCCGGATACGTGGGAGAACATCGTTTGTGCCTGCCTGGATTGCAACGTCAGCAAGGGAGGGCGAACTCCACAAGAGGCCGGGATGCCGTTGCTTCAAAAACCGTCGAAGCCCAAACGCAGCCCACTTTTGAATCGCCAGTTGATGCAGCCGAAATACGAAAGCTGGAAGCACTTCATTCCACAAGTCTCAGAGTGA
- a CDS encoding alpha/beta hydrolase family protein, whose amino-acid sequence MHRFVVQLAVLATVFILPCSAIAQEDSQDLVVQAAGDRFPIHITYFPALESAVSGGLSNAPVVVLLHGEKESRLIWNKGSSPRGVNPFPVELQKRGYAVITVDLRKHGESIVEGQKDDVRPDDYGKMILGDMKGVKDFIQEEHQKRKLNMRKMGIVASGFSAPIAAAFAEFDWRQVPYDDAPIPAQRTPRGQDVRVLILVSPDAGAGRARTSKSVGYLKSPKMGVSLQVVVGEEDKTSYRAARSIYQNFTTIKDNDQRAEFVTPKVKDAGIALLRLPVGAAYLPMLKFLDEQLKKRDDPWADRRSRLER is encoded by the coding sequence ATGCATCGTTTTGTCGTTCAACTTGCCGTGCTCGCTACGGTTTTCATTCTTCCCTGTTCAGCGATTGCTCAAGAAGATTCCCAAGACTTGGTCGTTCAGGCAGCTGGAGATCGCTTTCCCATTCACATCACCTACTTCCCTGCCCTTGAAAGTGCAGTGAGTGGCGGATTGTCGAACGCACCTGTTGTCGTTCTTTTACATGGCGAAAAGGAAAGTCGACTCATCTGGAACAAAGGTTCTTCCCCACGTGGCGTGAACCCGTTTCCTGTGGAACTGCAAAAACGAGGCTATGCAGTCATCACCGTGGATTTAAGAAAGCATGGAGAGAGTATCGTTGAAGGCCAGAAAGACGATGTTCGGCCCGACGATTATGGAAAGATGATTCTGGGCGACATGAAAGGTGTGAAGGATTTCATTCAGGAGGAGCATCAGAAACGAAAACTGAACATGCGAAAGATGGGAATTGTCGCAAGTGGTTTCAGTGCTCCAATTGCCGCTGCGTTTGCAGAATTTGATTGGCGGCAGGTTCCTTATGATGATGCCCCAATCCCAGCTCAGCGAACCCCCCGTGGGCAGGATGTGAGAGTGCTGATCCTGGTCTCTCCTGATGCCGGAGCAGGACGAGCTCGAACATCGAAGTCCGTCGGGTATTTGAAGTCGCCGAAAATGGGAGTTTCGCTTCAGGTTGTTGTTGGGGAAGAGGACAAGACGAGCTATCGAGCTGCTCGTTCGATTTACCAGAACTTCACAACGATTAAAGACAACGATCAACGTGCAGAGTTCGTGACGCCCAAAGTGAAGGATGCCGGAATTGCATTGCTTCGACTTCCTGTTGGAGCTGCGTATCTTCCAATGCTGAAGTTTCTTGACGAACAGCTCAAGAAGCGTGATGATCCTTGGGCTGATCGCCGTAGCCGCCTAGAACGCTAA
- a CDS encoding thioredoxin domain-containing protein, whose amino-acid sequence MAVEYPKVDPAKLDQFLRTRPYSVIHLDASWNDQRIPVQERINSLIRKIDDTSFGYIDIDVHQDHAKAIPVMNVPTCCYYRGPELVATVIGMQQDIESNLQLVRDGGTPDTSNLLSRK is encoded by the coding sequence ATGGCAGTGGAATATCCAAAAGTAGACCCCGCAAAGCTCGATCAATTTTTGAGGACGCGGCCATACTCTGTGATACATCTCGATGCATCTTGGAATGATCAACGCATTCCAGTTCAAGAACGAATCAACTCGCTGATTCGCAAGATCGATGACACGTCATTTGGGTACATTGACATTGATGTCCACCAAGACCATGCCAAGGCGATTCCTGTTATGAATGTGCCAACCTGTTGCTACTATCGAGGGCCAGAACTCGTTGCGACCGTGATTGGAATGCAACAAGACATTGAATCCAACTTGCAGCTTGTTCGAGATGGCGGAACTCCTGACACATCAAATCTTCTAAGTCGCAAGTGA
- a CDS encoding SGNH/GDSL hydrolase family protein, whose protein sequence is MSLRSMTTLFNGTALFTTGLLIVTTMTGSGFAQDNKQTPAAKPKRKPNPAFAKVVDDPKLPRVLLIGDSISIGYTVDVQKELKGIANVHRIPQNGGPTTLGLQKIESWLGDSKWDVIHFNWGLHDLKHVNARKQLVGVDEGEYQVPLPEYEKNLTKLVERLEKTGAKLIWRSTTPVPEGAKGRIPGDSAKYNAVAAKIMAKHNIPTDDQFAFVKPQMDKLMRPANVHFKPSGSAALGKQAAEAIKKALPN, encoded by the coding sequence ATGTCCTTGCGTTCAATGACCACGCTTTTCAACGGGACCGCTCTTTTCACAACTGGATTATTGATTGTGACAACCATGACAGGATCCGGGTTCGCCCAAGACAATAAACAAACTCCGGCAGCGAAGCCGAAACGAAAACCGAATCCTGCTTTTGCAAAAGTTGTTGACGACCCGAAACTTCCCCGCGTCCTGCTGATCGGAGATTCGATTTCCATTGGCTACACTGTGGATGTGCAGAAGGAACTCAAAGGGATTGCAAACGTCCATCGCATTCCACAAAACGGCGGGCCGACCACTCTCGGACTTCAGAAAATTGAGTCCTGGCTGGGCGATTCGAAATGGGACGTCATTCACTTCAACTGGGGGCTGCATGACCTTAAGCACGTCAACGCCAGGAAGCAGTTGGTTGGCGTCGATGAAGGTGAGTATCAAGTTCCTCTTCCCGAGTACGAAAAGAATCTCACCAAGCTCGTCGAAAGGTTAGAAAAAACGGGAGCGAAGTTGATCTGGAGAAGCACCACGCCTGTCCCCGAAGGAGCCAAAGGACGCATTCCGGGAGACTCCGCCAAATACAACGCCGTCGCAGCCAAGATTATGGCAAAGCACAACATCCCCACTGACGACCAGTTTGCTTTTGTGAAACCACAAATGGACAAACTCATGCGTCCTGCAAACGTTCACTTCAAGCCATCCGGGTCCGCAGCATTAGGGAAACAGGCAGCGGAGGCCATCAAGAAAGCATTACCAAACTAG
- a CDS encoding bis(5'-nucleosyl)-tetraphosphatase: MTEPIPELKACGILLLQGDPVQSFLLMRHVDRWDLPKGHLDGSETEIECALREMEEETGLSKNDIQIDPEFRYMDRYFVKNKRTRNKKKLKELVIFLARVDSKPKIEVTEHEGFEWFEWSPPHEIQWKTIDPLLAQVEKFLEPKQSS; this comes from the coding sequence ATGACTGAGCCAATTCCTGAACTGAAAGCCTGTGGTATTCTCCTTCTGCAGGGAGACCCCGTCCAATCGTTCCTCCTGATGAGGCACGTCGATCGCTGGGATCTTCCCAAAGGGCATCTCGATGGAAGTGAAACCGAGATCGAGTGCGCACTCCGGGAAATGGAAGAGGAAACAGGTCTCTCCAAAAACGACATTCAGATCGATCCGGAGTTCCGATACATGGATCGATACTTTGTCAAAAATAAACGGACTCGGAATAAGAAAAAACTTAAGGAACTTGTCATCTTCCTCGCACGTGTTGATTCGAAACCAAAGATCGAGGTCACTGAACACGAAGGATTCGAATGGTTCGAATGGTCTCCTCCACACGAGATTCAATGGAAAACGATCGATCCACTCCTCGCTCAAGTTGAAAAATTCCTCGAACCAAAGCAAAGCTCTTAA
- the bioD gene encoding dethiobiotin synthase, whose amino-acid sequence MSSQKDQMRGLFITGTDTDVGKTFWAAAILRSLCQQGHSVGAYKPVCSGAVDSSPAEAPSWSDIEMLHNACTGKFPRELICPQQFQAPLAPPVAARLENRSVDEALLQGGLLNWAHRVDGIVIEGVGGWKSPISDSLTVEHFAKWAGFPVLVIAAQKLGAINQTLLTVEAIQRSGLQVAGVILNEVSQPENNSTAKNQLISNAEEIRKFSEIPFLALAEFNHEAELRCDQTLASIDWWETMSPSMTDLFSTDKREPCH is encoded by the coding sequence GTGTCATCTCAGAAAGATCAAATGCGAGGATTGTTCATCACGGGGACCGACACAGATGTCGGAAAAACGTTTTGGGCAGCTGCCATCCTCAGAAGTCTGTGCCAGCAAGGTCACTCTGTCGGGGCCTATAAACCCGTTTGCTCCGGAGCCGTCGATTCCTCCCCTGCTGAAGCTCCCAGCTGGAGCGACATCGAAATGCTACACAACGCGTGCACAGGAAAATTCCCTAGAGAATTGATCTGCCCACAACAATTTCAAGCCCCATTGGCCCCACCCGTTGCTGCCAGACTCGAAAATCGATCCGTCGATGAAGCCCTCCTTCAAGGAGGCCTGCTGAACTGGGCACACCGCGTCGATGGAATCGTCATTGAAGGGGTCGGTGGCTGGAAAAGTCCGATCTCTGACTCGCTGACAGTTGAGCATTTTGCGAAATGGGCCGGCTTTCCGGTGCTGGTCATTGCCGCTCAGAAGCTGGGAGCAATCAATCAAACGCTGCTCACAGTGGAAGCAATCCAACGGAGCGGATTGCAAGTTGCGGGCGTCATCCTCAATGAAGTTTCGCAGCCTGAAAACAACAGCACTGCCAAGAACCAATTGATTTCAAATGCTGAAGAAATTCGAAAATTTTCCGAGATTCCATTTTTAGCTCTCGCCGAATTCAATCACGAGGCAGAGTTGCGATGTGATCAAACATTGGCAAGCATAGACTGGTGGGAGACAATGTCACCCTCTATGACAGACCTCTTTTCTACAGACAAAAGAGAACCCTGCCACTAA
- a CDS encoding adenylate kinase family protein, whose product MTNSAKPASSGKPAYPYPCALVFGVPGAGKGTQGEILTKVPGFFHLSSGVIFRKLDPQSEEGRIVREYSARGDLAPDDVTIKIFLNWLESQRAADRFRPREQLLLLDGIPRNIHQCEILEKYIDVKLLLHFVCYDEEAMIARIRRRAVLENRTDDANESVTRKRFEVYHKATAPVLDYYKDVVKEVDCAKIQADVLSQSLDYLVPILKENFPRDC is encoded by the coding sequence ATGACTAATTCGGCCAAACCCGCTTCCTCCGGGAAACCAGCCTATCCATATCCCTGTGCTCTGGTGTTCGGAGTTCCAGGTGCGGGAAAAGGGACCCAAGGGGAAATCCTGACGAAGGTCCCGGGGTTCTTTCACCTCTCTAGTGGAGTCATCTTTCGAAAGCTCGATCCACAAAGCGAAGAAGGAAGAATTGTTCGCGAATACAGTGCTCGCGGTGACCTTGCGCCCGATGATGTGACAATCAAGATCTTTTTAAACTGGCTTGAGTCACAACGCGCTGCAGATCGTTTTCGCCCTCGAGAACAGCTGCTGCTTCTGGATGGAATTCCCCGGAATATTCATCAATGTGAAATCCTGGAGAAATACATTGATGTGAAACTGCTGCTGCACTTTGTCTGCTATGACGAAGAGGCAATGATCGCCCGGATTCGCAGGCGTGCAGTTCTTGAAAACCGGACAGATGACGCCAACGAATCTGTCACCCGGAAGCGTTTCGAAGTGTACCACAAGGCGACAGCCCCGGTTCTTGATTACTACAAAGATGTCGTCAAGGAAGTCGATTGTGCGAAAATTCAGGCAGATGTTTTGAGCCAGTCACTCGACTATCTCGTTCCCATCTTGAAAGAGAACTTTCCCAGAGATTGTTAA
- a CDS encoding right-handed parallel beta-helix repeat-containing protein gives MMRSFLLSLVAAFLASAPHAGDAADGIFDIPPGFTAEATTQKLREALADASIARIRFQDGQQYKLLPFKIDRPVLLEGRAEIVPADLTQPLIEVTAPDVAIKQLTFLGRDKQSDKSSFRRFLRVRKHSHRFRLSECTFRNFACRYQTTQFYCVEVELNDVLDWVITDCRFEDMQNEVDGVAYKKALADYKAWKDAGRPQPEKMLPRKPGFVGAIRVSHSGQYFGEKSSSGRITQCVFKNIYSSRRSGQSVDQFPGDWYDGDAIRIYVDRKVPAAHSNQSVDKEVAVAIHSCKFIDIQKSAVKAGEIGRTTISNCRVFNKRSDYPMMAGFRANITRGLRITSCEVHGRAERGVYIGSGGSAFIRGLVFLPYETLPDGSEEKCGIAGVELGRGSYRADRIAISGLYVSHADSAVNCVNCSNVSIDSVTLIEGGPVVALGSRADKKSIRLPKQAQSLLP, from the coding sequence ATGATGCGAAGCTTTCTCCTCTCTCTTGTTGCAGCCTTTTTGGCTTCGGCGCCTCACGCAGGAGATGCCGCCGATGGGATTTTTGATATTCCGCCCGGATTCACTGCAGAGGCTACTACGCAAAAACTCCGCGAGGCACTCGCCGATGCCAGTATCGCCAGAATTCGATTTCAGGACGGTCAGCAATACAAGCTCTTGCCGTTCAAAATCGATCGTCCAGTTCTGCTTGAAGGTCGAGCCGAAATTGTGCCGGCTGATTTGACCCAACCACTGATTGAAGTCACTGCGCCGGACGTTGCGATCAAACAGCTGACATTTTTGGGGCGAGACAAGCAAAGCGACAAATCGAGTTTCCGACGCTTCCTCCGCGTGCGAAAGCACTCCCACAGATTCAGGCTGTCGGAATGTACGTTTCGCAATTTCGCCTGCCGCTATCAGACAACGCAGTTCTACTGCGTCGAAGTCGAGCTAAACGATGTGCTCGACTGGGTGATTACCGATTGTCGATTTGAAGACATGCAGAACGAGGTGGACGGCGTCGCATACAAGAAAGCCCTTGCCGACTACAAAGCATGGAAGGATGCAGGAAGGCCTCAACCGGAGAAAATGCTGCCTCGCAAACCGGGGTTCGTTGGCGCGATCAGAGTTTCTCATTCCGGTCAATACTTCGGTGAGAAATCGTCTTCGGGTCGGATCACGCAGTGCGTGTTTAAAAATATCTACAGCTCACGGAGATCTGGGCAGTCTGTGGACCAGTTTCCCGGCGACTGGTACGACGGCGACGCGATCCGGATCTATGTTGATCGCAAAGTGCCTGCTGCACACAGCAACCAAAGTGTCGACAAGGAGGTCGCGGTCGCAATTCACTCTTGCAAATTCATTGACATTCAGAAGTCAGCAGTCAAGGCAGGAGAGATCGGACGAACGACGATATCAAATTGCCGTGTGTTCAATAAGCGGTCTGACTATCCCATGATGGCAGGATTCCGCGCCAATATAACTCGTGGTCTCCGAATTACCTCCTGTGAGGTACACGGACGTGCGGAACGTGGTGTCTATATCGGAAGTGGCGGCAGCGCATTTATTCGTGGCCTGGTTTTCTTGCCTTATGAAACGTTGCCCGATGGCTCTGAAGAAAAATGCGGCATTGCCGGTGTGGAGTTAGGTCGCGGCTCATACAGAGCTGATCGAATTGCGATTTCAGGTCTCTATGTTTCGCATGCCGACAGCGCGGTCAATTGCGTGAATTGTTCGAACGTCTCGATTGATAGCGTCACCTTGATCGAAGGTGGGCCAGTGGTTGCCCTTGGTTCCCGTGCAGACAAAAAATCGATTCGTCTACCGAAACAGGCTCAATCGTTACTGCCGTGA
- a CDS encoding fumarylacetoacetate hydrolase family protein produces the protein MRLCRFEQNSEAHFGFYTEDAIGPLSNFVQKSERDILTAESLVDLLPGGKYYDLVISMESRVSEDLIQRDGFKLEDVQLLVPIPNPSKLLLLAGNYAKHVEESGGRAEEREKTFPYVFMKPPSTTLTNPGDPVRIPACSPDQIDWELELGVVIGTRCSGVTEEKALNFVAGYTVVNDISDRAFRPNPQRAERSRDPFFDWLHGKWHDTFCPMGPCILPASDFEDPQNFQMQLHVNGQIEQDSSTAEMVFPVAAVVSFISNFVTLEPGDIISTGTPAGVGKAKGRFLKAGDTLTAKIEGIGVLENPVV, from the coding sequence ATGAGACTTTGTCGATTTGAGCAGAACAGCGAAGCACATTTTGGTTTCTATACCGAAGATGCTATTGGACCGCTTTCCAATTTTGTACAGAAATCTGAAAGAGACATTCTGACTGCAGAGTCACTGGTCGATCTTCTTCCCGGTGGAAAGTATTACGACCTGGTGATTTCGATGGAGTCTCGAGTCAGTGAGGATCTCATTCAGCGAGACGGCTTCAAGCTTGAAGATGTTCAATTACTTGTCCCGATTCCGAATCCTTCGAAACTGCTGCTGCTCGCGGGGAACTATGCCAAGCATGTTGAAGAGAGTGGTGGCCGGGCTGAAGAGCGTGAGAAGACATTCCCGTACGTGTTCATGAAGCCACCCTCGACGACTCTCACAAACCCCGGCGACCCTGTTCGCATCCCCGCCTGCTCGCCAGATCAAATTGACTGGGAACTCGAGCTGGGAGTGGTCATCGGCACGAGATGTTCAGGCGTGACCGAGGAGAAGGCTCTTAACTTTGTGGCGGGATATACAGTCGTGAATGATATCTCGGACCGGGCGTTTCGTCCTAATCCCCAAAGGGCCGAGCGATCTCGCGATCCTTTTTTCGACTGGTTACACGGAAAATGGCACGACACCTTCTGTCCGATGGGTCCGTGCATTCTCCCCGCTTCTGATTTTGAAGACCCACAAAACTTTCAGATGCAACTTCATGTGAACGGGCAGATCGAGCAGGATTCCTCGACGGCAGAGATGGTCTTTCCGGTCGCGGCTGTCGTTTCTTTTATCTCAAATTTCGTCACTCTTGAGCCAGGTGACATCATTTCCACCGGGACTCCGGCGGGTGTTGGTAAGGCAAAAGGCAGGTTTCTTAAAGCTGGAGACACTCTGACCGCAAAAATAGAGGGAATAGGGGTCTTGGAGAATCCCGTTGTGTGA
- a CDS encoding threonine aldolase family protein: MLVELRSDTFTKPTLAMREAMMSAEVGDDMVGEDPTVNRLEAHVAEMFGKEAAVYACSATQANQMAIWANCERGDELLIETTGHIGIYESGAPAVISGVTTRCIPGECGRLDVEHLQGQIRRGDDHYATTTLLCLENSTNIAGGRTYSLTQLQRVCNWAHTNDLRTHLDGARIFNACAVRGYSVADIAKQFDTVSVCFSKGLGCPMGAILVGDQKTIARARRARKLMGGALRQAGILAASGLYALDNHVDRLAEDHQNAKRLAAGLAEIPNVNIDLDAVETNLVYFEVNPEWGTAADLEKRAAENGVKLFSVGGSQRLRACTHLDINEDHVDRAIQVFRECLESVR, encoded by the coding sequence ATGCTCGTTGAACTTCGCAGCGACACGTTTACGAAACCAACTCTCGCAATGCGGGAAGCGATGATGTCCGCTGAAGTCGGCGACGACATGGTTGGTGAAGACCCCACTGTCAACCGGCTCGAAGCCCATGTTGCAGAGATGTTCGGTAAGGAAGCTGCCGTTTACGCCTGCTCTGCGACACAAGCGAACCAAATGGCGATCTGGGCCAATTGTGAACGCGGTGACGAATTACTGATCGAGACGACTGGGCATATCGGCATCTACGAAAGTGGTGCCCCAGCCGTAATAAGTGGAGTCACAACTCGATGCATTCCGGGAGAATGTGGCCGTCTTGATGTGGAGCATCTTCAAGGACAAATCCGCAGAGGCGACGATCACTACGCGACGACAACTCTACTTTGCCTTGAGAATTCCACAAACATCGCAGGAGGGCGAACCTATTCTCTGACGCAGCTGCAGCGGGTTTGCAACTGGGCACACACCAACGATTTGCGAACTCATCTCGACGGAGCAAGAATTTTCAACGCCTGCGCGGTGCGAGGCTACTCTGTTGCAGATATTGCGAAACAGTTCGACACCGTTTCCGTCTGCTTCTCTAAAGGCCTCGGCTGTCCAATGGGAGCAATCTTAGTTGGAGATCAGAAAACGATCGCTCGCGCACGACGTGCAAGAAAACTGATGGGAGGAGCGTTGCGACAAGCTGGAATCCTCGCAGCATCGGGACTCTACGCACTCGACAATCATGTTGACCGATTGGCTGAGGATCATCAAAACGCAAAACGCCTGGCAGCGGGTCTCGCTGAGATTCCCAATGTGAACATCGATCTCGACGCAGTTGAAACGAACCTCGTCTACTTTGAAGTGAATCCTGAATGGGGAACCGCTGCGGATCTGGAAAAACGAGCTGCTGAAAATGGAGTCAAACTCTTCTCAGTAGGAGGCTCACAGCGACTCCGCGCTTGCACACATCTCGACATCAACGAAGACCATGTCGATCGCGCAATCCAGGTCTTTCGAGAATGTTTAGAATCAGTCAGGTAA
- a CDS encoding rhomboid family intramembrane serine protease has protein sequence MILFPISTDAPIYHRPIGTIALIVANVAVFALTASDLHEAVDQYGLHHGAGFTPVEWVTSNFIHGGFIHLLGNMVFLWGFGLIVEGKVGTLNFLGIYLGIGVTECLLEQAIFVHSPGISFGASAIIFGLMSISLIWAPQNELSVFYWLFFRFVGVFDLSVVAFAALKMLMSGLIIIIFLMIGFPPGGELLHLMGAGIGAVVGFVYLKAKLVDCEGWDILTVISGKTPTSEKYLSQSYQEAMRRRANASKAKRKRSVDLNKKLDRSKPSPARFTQLLDENKANAAFAELERIRHHKPEWTPTQEQLISLARGLRTASNMRDAVKAYLDFIELNSEFTLAKLELAEIFVFVQERPSAALRLLEQCEVDSFSDKQKKRHQQATLHAQSMINDGIIEIDFQS, from the coding sequence GTGATTCTGTTTCCGATATCCACTGATGCTCCGATTTACCATCGTCCGATCGGGACGATCGCTTTGATCGTGGCGAACGTGGCTGTCTTCGCTTTGACAGCCTCCGATCTGCACGAGGCAGTCGATCAGTATGGGCTGCATCATGGAGCGGGATTCACGCCGGTGGAATGGGTGACTTCCAATTTCATTCATGGCGGTTTCATTCATCTGCTAGGCAATATGGTGTTCCTGTGGGGGTTCGGCCTGATCGTTGAGGGAAAGGTCGGCACGCTGAATTTTCTGGGAATCTACCTGGGAATCGGGGTGACGGAATGCCTCCTTGAACAGGCTATTTTCGTTCATTCGCCCGGGATTTCATTCGGGGCCAGTGCGATTATTTTCGGGCTGATGTCGATCTCCTTGATCTGGGCTCCTCAGAATGAACTCTCCGTCTTCTACTGGTTATTCTTTCGATTTGTGGGAGTTTTTGACCTGTCGGTCGTTGCCTTCGCAGCTCTCAAAATGCTGATGTCGGGGTTGATCATCATCATCTTTTTGATGATCGGGTTCCCTCCAGGAGGAGAGTTGCTGCACTTGATGGGGGCTGGAATTGGGGCGGTTGTCGGATTTGTTTACCTGAAGGCTAAACTCGTCGACTGCGAAGGTTGGGACATCCTGACGGTGATCTCTGGGAAAACACCAACGAGCGAAAAGTACCTTTCTCAGTCTTACCAGGAAGCGATGAGAAGGCGGGCGAACGCTTCCAAAGCAAAAAGAAAACGTTCGGTAGATTTGAATAAAAAACTGGATCGCAGTAAGCCATCACCAGCGAGATTCACCCAACTTCTTGATGAAAACAAAGCGAACGCAGCCTTCGCAGAGTTGGAACGAATTCGGCATCACAAACCGGAATGGACACCGACTCAGGAGCAGCTGATATCTCTGGCTCGTGGATTGCGAACCGCCAGCAACATGCGAGACGCTGTGAAAGCCTATCTCGATTTCATCGAACTTAATTCGGAATTCACCCTCGCAAAGCTGGAACTTGCAGAGATCTTTGTGTTTGTGCAGGAACGCCCCAGCGCTGCGCTGCGGCTTCTGGAGCAGTGTGAAGTTGACAGCTTCTCTGACAAACAAAAGAAGCGTCACCAACAGGCGACGCTTCATGCTCAGTCGATGATTAACGATGGCATCATCGAAATCGATTTTCAATCTTAA
- a CDS encoding VOC family protein, with protein MPPLQQCEFIPYLSITDAEKAVAFYTDVFGVAPHLLLSMPDGRVMHCEFRIGNSRFFISEELPEHGGTPSPTRLGTTSVAIHLYVDDCGLMVATMAKNGSTVLMEPTDMFWGDRFARVRDPFGHEWGITTQIREMSPDEIQVAANQMFAEMPE; from the coding sequence ATGCCACCATTGCAACAATGTGAGTTCATTCCTTACCTCAGCATCACCGACGCAGAAAAGGCCGTCGCGTTTTACACCGACGTGTTTGGCGTTGCTCCGCACCTGTTGCTTAGCATGCCAGACGGCCGTGTCATGCACTGTGAATTTCGCATTGGAAACTCGCGATTCTTCATCAGCGAAGAACTACCGGAACATGGTGGCACGCCAAGTCCAACGCGCCTCGGCACGACAAGTGTTGCGATTCATCTATACGTTGATGACTGTGGCTTGATGGTCGCAACCATGGCCAAGAACGGTTCAACGGTTTTGATGGAACCGACCGATATGTTTTGGGGCGACCGATTTGCTCGAGTTCGCGATCCATTTGGCCACGAATGGGGAATCACAACTCAGATACGTGAGATGTCGCCTGATGAAATCCAAGTCGCCGCCAATCAAATGTTCGCCGAGATGCCCGAGTAG
- a CDS encoding OmpH family outer membrane protein: MKKPSLWMTAFVAAGLLVAVNTASAQNQPSAAHQVGLIDMAHIFKNYEKFKAETQGLQAAAEQAEQKAQDMVAQMKSVQGQMQGLTANSPDYNAKEAQLIELQTKLQAFQQVERRDIVRKQAEVYKKIYVEVQDAVSMYAKHYEYTLIMRFNREDVAAAGDPQKIIQGMNRQVVWHRPQDDLTDPILQYLNDQYNKTASAR, translated from the coding sequence GTGAAGAAACCTAGCCTGTGGATGACCGCATTTGTGGCCGCTGGATTGCTTGTTGCAGTCAACACAGCGTCCGCCCAGAATCAGCCTTCGGCCGCACATCAGGTCGGCCTGATTGATATGGCACACATTTTCAAGAACTACGAAAAGTTCAAAGCTGAAACCCAGGGACTTCAAGCGGCAGCTGAACAAGCTGAGCAAAAAGCTCAGGACATGGTTGCACAAATGAAGTCTGTTCAAGGACAGATGCAAGGACTGACAGCAAACAGCCCTGACTACAACGCAAAAGAAGCTCAGTTGATCGAACTTCAAACCAAACTTCAGGCTTTCCAACAAGTCGAACGTCGCGATATCGTTCGTAAGCAAGCTGAAGTTTACAAAAAGATCTATGTCGAAGTTCAAGACGCTGTTTCAATGTACGCCAAGCACTACGAGTACACATTGATCATGCGATTCAATCGTGAAGACGTCGCAGCTGCTGGCGATCCTCAGAAAATCATCCAGGGCATGAACCGACAAGTTGTCTGGCATCGCCCACAAGACGATCTGACCGATCCGATCCTTCAGTACCTGAACGATCAATACAACAAAACAGCAAGTGCTCGTTAA